The following coding sequences are from one Aethina tumida isolate Nest 87 chromosome 2, icAetTumi1.1, whole genome shotgun sequence window:
- the LOC109599155 gene encoding protein suppressor of hairy wing-like isoform X2 — MENHQFLGSDPRLTLFANRLDRAENDGEIVMFNQMGEHNASFELTQYLASSKEMNSPPFGDTSNSLKIKIVNGKKVKIWQCGVCAKEFNHQYTLMRHLPTHTDERKYQCNVCGKAFRQMSTLSQHKAIHSVERPYVCEVCSKTFNRVSTLISHRKTHTDLKPHRCHLCHKAFHQKGNLRNHIFTHTNERPYKCDICQKGFNQMSNLMCHKLKIHDQAEKVKFTCKICGEEFLKRHALRNHESFTHGIKPDSVENVEHDNGFQDNDMYDNAIIVDAIKTEAMQLALQTNQTPFALLRPINGIPVLVRVMAISEEKQILVPASAEELKKCGQISIKPKDDDATNDDKSSVTKEKRNGTTIQIKVPVVATVIQQRGIEGQVSTEVISPGPSDAEFYNSQNSEYPNVTEIKEDSADDNLNNSNVSDDINFKNDFSNDLENVDPDLLIDSFNSDLTNSSTDEIEQLIFNTYASEIDNSPDETDQLVIDTYNNEVGNFINEPIPQNEVSCTDASQDLFEDMQFILM; from the exons ATGGAAAATCATCAATTTCTTGGTTCCGATCCCAGACTTACACTTTTTGCCAACCG ATTGGACAGGGCTGAGAACGACGGAGAAATAGTCATGTTCAATCAGATGGGCGAACACAACGCATCCTTCGAACTAACTCAATATTTGGCCAGCTCCAAAGAAATGAACTCGCCTCCTTTTGGGGACACCAGCAACTCCttgaaaatcaaaattgtcaACGGCAAGAAGGTCAAAATCTGGCAATGCGGAGTTT GTGCAAAGGAATTCAATCATCAATACACATTGATGCGTCACCTCCCCACACACACTGATGAAAGAAAATACCAGTGCAATGTTTGTGGAAAgg CTTTTCGTCAAATGTCAACGCTATCCCAGCACAAAGCCATCCACTCGGTGGAGAGACCATACGTATGCGAGGTGTGCAGTAAGACCTTCAACCGCGTATCTACCCTGATTTCCCATAGAAAAACCCACACTGATCTTAAACCGCATAGATGTCATTTGTGCCACAAGGCCTTCCATCAGAAAG GCAACTTGAGAAACCACATCTTTACTCACACTAACGAACGACCTTACAAGTGTGACATCTGCCAAAAAGGTTTCAATCAAATGTCCAATTTAATGTGCCACAAGTTAAAG ATACACGATCAAGCAGAAAAGGTAAAGTTTACGTGCAAAATCTGCGGCGAGGAGTTTCTGAAGCGCCACGCTCTTCGCAACCACGAGAGTTTCACACACGGAATAAAACCTGACAGCGTCGAAAATGTAGAGCACGATAACGGATTTCAAGATAATGACAT GTACGATAACGCAATAATCGTCGATGCCATTAAGACTGAAGCCATGCAACTGGCCTTGCAAACTAACCAAACTCCGTTTGCGTTGTTGAGACCAATCAATGGAATTCCGGTTTTGGTTCGCGTCATGGCTATCAGTGAGGAGAAACAGATTTTGGTGCCCGCTTCTGCCGAAGAACTGAAAAAATGCGGACAGATTTCCATCAAGCCGAAGGACGATGATGCTACTAATGATGACAAATCAAGTGTCACAA AAGAGAAGCGCAATGGCACCACCATACAAATTAAAGTACCGGTTGTTGCCACTGTCATACAACAACGTGGAATTGAAGGTCAAGTCTCCACCGAAGTCATAAGTCCTGGACCATCAGATGCTGAGTTCTACAACTCACAGAATTCGGAGTACCCCAAtgtaactgaaattaaagagGATTCTGCGGATGATAATTTGAACAATTCAA ATGTGTCTgatgacattaattttaaaaatgactttTCAAATGATTTAGAAAACGTTGATCCTGATTTGTTGATAGACAGTTTCAACAGTGACCTTACTAACTCTTCAACTGATGAAATCGAACAactgatttttaatacatatgcCTCTGAAATCGACAACTCACCTGACGAAACTGATCAACTCGTCATTGATACTTATAACAATGAAGTTGGCAATTTCATAAATGAACCA ATTCCTCAAAATGAAGTATCTTGTACAGACGCAAGTCAAGACTTATTTGAAGATATgcaattcattttaatgtaa
- the LOC126264703 gene encoding beta-1,3-glucan-binding protein-like produces the protein MELWLLLFALIRFVQGQYEVPQATVEVYSPRGLKVSIPDEEGIKLFAFHGKINEEMNGREGGTFSRDIVKPKDGRWTFYEPTAKLNIGDKLYYWTYVDYFDGKNKLGYTNDDQFYEVKEFQKKPGECKPSQTVVHGKTKICSGDLIFSEHFLNLDPARWNTEIKFGGPPDYEFVIYGDYSQTLSIKNDKLHIKPLPSEDIYGKDFVFSSLDLNTQTPKCTGSPYTCYRKAQGQFIVPPVLSSQINTKNKFAFKYGKIEVRAKLPEGNWIYPELFLNPLTETYGSDFLSGQMRIAFNGGNPELIKMVSGGVMMGDGTITRTYGMKSKKIPNTSDFHNYTLLWAPDKIVLSFDGEIYGEIYPPTGGFKVVNGLLSDQKRDIWDEGSDLAPFDQEMYLTLGVGVGGHNFEDDDSKPWINFDPLAERNFYEDTQNWKKTWNSRSALEIEHVLVYAL, from the exons ATGGAATTGTGGTTGTTGCTGTTTGCATTAATTAGATTTGTACAGGGACAATATGAAGTACCACAAGCAACTGTAGAGGTTTATTCACCAAGAGGTCTAAAAGTTTCAATTCCag ATGAAGAAGGAATTAAACTATTCGCATTTCACGGAAAAATCAACGAGGAAATGAATGGCAGAGAAGGTGGTACTTTCTCAAGAGACATTGTGAAACCCAAAGATGGAAGATGGACTTTTTATGAACCAACAGCAAAACTCAACATCGGCGACAAATTATATTACTGGACTTACGTCGACTATTTcgatggaaaaaataaactaggGTATACAAACGACGATCAATTTTACGAAGTAAAAG AATTTCAGAAGAAACCTGGTGAATGCAAACCATCACAGACGGTGGTACATGGTAAAACCAAAATATGCAGTGGAGACTTAATTTTCTCAGAGCATTTCCTAAATCTAGATCCAGCCCGTTGGAACaccgaaattaaatttggcgGACCACCT gactatgaatttgttatttatggaGATTACTCCCAGACTCTCtctattaaaaatgacaaactACACATTAAACCTCTACCAAGTGAGGACATCTACGGAAAGGACTTCGTGTTTAGCAGTTTAGATTTGAACACGCAAACCCCCAA ATGCACCGGTTCCCCTTACACTTGTTATAGAAAAGCGCAAGGTCAGTTCATTGTTCCACCAGTATTGTCCTCTCAAATAAACACCAAGAATAAATTCGCATTCAAATACGGCAAAATTGAAGTCAGAGCTAAACTGCCCGAAGGAAATTGGATATACCCAG AACTATTCTTGAACCCATTGACTGAAACGTATGGTTCAGACTTTTTATCCGGTCAGATGAGGATAGCTTTCAACGGAGGCAAtccggaattaattaaaatggttaGTGGCGGGGTGATGATGGGAGACGGTACAATTACTAGAACCTACGGTatgaaatctaaaaaaattcctAACACATCAGATTTTCACAATTACACCCTTCTTTGGGCACCAG acaaaattgttttgtcaTTTGACGGAGAAATTTATGGTGAGATTTATCCACCTACTGGTGGATTCAAAGTGGTAAATGGTCTTTTAAGCGATCAAAAAAGGGATATTTGGGATGAAGGATCTGATTTGGCACCATTTGATCAAGAG ATGTATCTTACTCTGGGGGTGGGCGTTGGAGGCCATAATTTTGAAGATGATGATAGCAAGCCGTGGATAAATTTTGATCCTTTAGCCGAAAGAAACTTCTATGAAGACAcacaaaattggaaaaaaactTGGAATTCGCGGAGTGCTCTCGAAATTGAGCACGTCTTGGTATATGctttataa
- the LOC109599133 gene encoding beta-1,3-glucan-binding protein isoform X1, whose product MELWLLLFVFIRFAHGQYDVPQATVEVYSPKGLKVSIPDEEGIKLFAFHGKINEELNGREGGTFSRDIVKPKDGRWTFYEPTVKLNIGDKLYYWTYVDYFDGKNKVGYTNDDQFYEVKEFQKKPGECKPSQTMTQGKTKLCSGDLIFSEHFLNLDPVRWKTEIKFGGPPDYEFVIYGNYSQTLSIKNEKLHIRPIPTEDVYGNGFVFTSLDLNTQDAKCTETVYTCYRKAKGQFIVPPVLSSQINTKNKFAFKYGKIEVRAKLPEGNWIYPEIFLNPLTKKYGTDFLSGQMRIVISQGNPNSIKKVSGGVILGDGTITRTYGIKSRKNPNVSDFHNYTLLWAPDKIVLSFDGEIYGEIYPPTNGFKTVDGLLSEQKKTLWNEGSNLAPFDQEMYITLGVGVGGHNFGDEEVKPWKNFDPLAEINFYRDTENWKKTWNSQSALEIEHVLVYAL is encoded by the exons ATGGAGCTGTGGTTGTTGCtgtttgtatttattagatttgcaCACGGACAATATGATGTACCACAAGCAACCGTAGAAGTTTATTCACCGAAAGGTCTAAAAGTTTCTATCCcag ATGAAGAAGGTATTAAACTATTCGCGTTTCATGGAAAAATTAACGAGGAATTGAACGGCAGAGAAGGTGGTACTTTTTCAAGAGACATTGTGAAACCCAAAGATGGAAGATGGACTTTTTATGAACCAACAGTAAAACTCAACATCGGCGACAAATTATATTACTGGACTTACGTAGACTATTttgatggaaaaaataaagtagGTTACACCAACGACGATCAATTTTACGAAGTAAAAG aatttcagaaaaaaccTGGCGAATGCAAACCATCACAGACAATGACGCAGGGTAAAACCAAATTATGTAGTGGTGACCTAATTTTCTCGGAACATTTCCTAAATCTGGATCCCGTCCGATGGAAAaccgaaattaaatttggcgGCCCACCC GACtatgaatttgtaatttatggaAATTACTCTCAGACTCTctctattaaaaatgaaaaactacaCATTAGACCTATACCGACTGAGGACGTCTACGGAAACGGCTTCGTTTTTACCAGTTTGGACTTGAACACGCAAGATGCCAA ATGTACAGAAACCGTTTACACTTGTTATAGAAAAGCAAAAGGTCAGTTCATTGTTCCACCAGTATTGTCCTCTCAAATAAACACCAAGAACAAATTCGCATTCAAATACGGAAAAATTGAAGTCAGAGCCAAGCTACCCGAAGGAAATTGGATATATCCAG AAATATTCTTGAACCCGTTGACTAAAAAGTATGGTACTGACTTTTTATCCGGTCAGATGAGGATAGTTATCAGTCAAGGTAATccgaattcaattaaaaaggtTAGTGGTGGAGTGATTTTGGGTGACGGCACAATTACTAGAACCTACGGTATAAAATCTAGGAAAAATCCAAACGTATCAGATTTTCACAACTACACTCTACTTTGGGCACCAG acaaaattgttttgtcaTTTGACGGTGAAATTTATGGTGAAATTTATCCACCTACCAATGGATTCAAAACGGTGGACGGCCTTTTAAGCGAACAAAAAAAGACTCTTTGGAACGAAGGATCAAATTTGGCACCATTTGATCAAGAG ATGTATATTACCCTGGGGGTGGGTGTCGGAGGCCATAATTTTGGTGATGAAGAGGTCAAGCCATGGAAAAATTTCGATCCTTTAGCAGAAATAAACTTCTATCGGGACACGGAAAATTGGAAGAAAACTTGGAATTCGCAGAGTGCTCTGGAAATTGAACACGTCTTAGTATATGCTTtgtaa
- the LOC126264638 gene encoding beta-1,3-glucan-binding protein-like, translating to MMELWLLLFAFIRFAHGHYEVPQATVEVYSPRGLKVSIPDEEGVKLFAFHGKINEEMNGREAGTLSRDIVKSKEGRWTFYEPTAKLNIGDKLYYWTYVEYFDGVHKLGYPKDNQFYEVKGFQKTPGECKPSLTMVQGKTKICSGGLIFSEHFLNLDPARWNTEIKFGGPPDYEFVIYGNYSQTLSIKNEKLRIRPILTEKVYGKGSVFNSLDLNTQAAKCTGTAYACYRKARGQFIVPPVLSSQINTKNKFAFKYGKIEVRAKLPRGNWIYPEIFLNPLTEKYGSEFLSGQMRIAFNEGNPDLIKMISGGVIMGDGRITRTYGMKSKKIPNTSDFHNYTLLWAPDKIVLSLDGKIYAEIYPPTGGFKAVDGLLSEQNRYIWYEGSDLAPFDQEMYITLGVGVGGHNFNDEKVKPWKNFDPLAERNFYKDRKNWTKTWNSQSALEIEHVLVYAL from the exons ATGATGGAGCTGTGGCTGTTGCTGTTTGCATTTATTAGATTTGCACACGGACATTATGAAGTACCACAAGCAACCGTCGAGGTTTATTCACCGAGAGGTCTAAAAGTTTCTATTccag ATGAAGAAGGAGTTAAACTATTCGCATTCCATGGAAAAATCAACGAGGAAATGAACGGCAGAGAAGCTGGCACTTTATCAAGAGACATTGTGAAATCAAAAGAAGGAAGATGGACTTTTTATGAGCCAACAGCAAAACTCAACATCGGCGACAAATTATATTACTGGACTTATGTCGAATATTTCGATGGAGTACATAAACTGGGTTATCCGAAAGACAATCAATTTTACGAAGTAAAAg GATTTCAGAAGACACCAGGCGAATGCAAACCATCACTGACGATGGTGCAGGGTAAAACCAAAATATGCAGTGGTGGCTTAATTTTCTCAGAACATTTTCTAAATCTGGATCCCGCCCGATGGAACaccgaaattaaatttggcgGACCACCC GACtatgaatttgtaatttatggaAATTACTCTCAGACTCTctctattaaaaatgaaaaactacgCATTAGACCTATACTGACGGAGAAGGTCTACGGAAAGGGTTCCGTTTTTAACAGTTTGGACTTGAACACCCAAGCTGCGAA GTGTACTGGTACCGCTTACGCTTGTTATAGAAAAGCAAGAGGTCAGTTTATTGTTCCACCAGTATTGTCTTCTCAAATAAACACCAAAAACAAATTCGCCTTCAAATACGGAAAAATTGAAGTTAGAGCTAAACTGCCCAGAGGAAATTGGATATACCCAG AAATATTCTTGAACCcattaactgaaaaatatgGTTCAGAATTTTTATCCGGTCAGATGAGGATAGCTTTCAACGAAGGCAATccggatttaattaaaatgattagtgGCGGGGTGATTATGGGAGACGGCAGAATTACTAGAACCTACGGTATGAAATCTAAGAAAATTCCTAACACATCAGATTTTCACAACTACACCCTACTTTGGGCACCAG acaaaattgTCTTGTCACTTGACGGTAAAATTTACGCCGAGATTTATCCACCTACTGGTGGATTCAAAGCGGTGGATGGTCTTTTAAGTGAACAAAACAGGTATATTTGGTATGAAGGATCTGATTTGGCACCATTTGATCAAGAG ATGTATATTACTCTGGGGGTGGGCGTCGGGGgccataattttaatgatgaaaaGGTCAAGCCGTGGAAAAATTTTGATCCTTTAGCCGAAAGGAACTTCTATAAAGACAGGAAAAATTGGACGAAAACCTGGAATTCGCAGAGTGCTCTGGAAATTGAACACGTCTTGGTATATGCTTTATAA
- the LOC109599155 gene encoding zinc finger protein 528-like isoform X3 has translation MENHQFLGSDPRLTLFANRLDRAENDGEIVMFNQMGEHNASFELTQYLASSKEMNSPPFGDTSNSLKIKIVNGKKVKIWQCGVCAKEFNHQYTLMRHLPTHTDERKYQCNVCGKAFRQMSTLSQHKAIHSVERPYVCEVCSKTFNRVSTLISHRKTHTDLKPHRCHLCHKAFHQKGNLRNHIFTHTNERPYKCDICQKGFNQMSNLMCHKLKIHDQAEKVKFTCKICGEEFLKRHALRNHESFTHGIKPDSVENVEHDNGFQDNDMYDNAIIVDAIKTEAMQLALQTNQTPFALLRPINGIPVLVRVMAISEEKQILVPASAEELKKCGQISIKPKDDDATNDDKSSVTKKRNGTTIQIKVPVVATVIQQRGIEGQVSTEVISPGPSDAEFYNSQNSEYPNVTEIKEDSADDNLNNSNVSDDINFKNDFSNDLENVDPDLLIDSFNSDLTNSSTDEIEQLIFNTYASEIDNSPDETDQLVIDTYNNEVGNFINEPIPQNEVSCTDASQDLFEDMQFILM, from the exons ATGGAAAATCATCAATTTCTTGGTTCCGATCCCAGACTTACACTTTTTGCCAACCG ATTGGACAGGGCTGAGAACGACGGAGAAATAGTCATGTTCAATCAGATGGGCGAACACAACGCATCCTTCGAACTAACTCAATATTTGGCCAGCTCCAAAGAAATGAACTCGCCTCCTTTTGGGGACACCAGCAACTCCttgaaaatcaaaattgtcaACGGCAAGAAGGTCAAAATCTGGCAATGCGGAGTTT GTGCAAAGGAATTCAATCATCAATACACATTGATGCGTCACCTCCCCACACACACTGATGAAAGAAAATACCAGTGCAATGTTTGTGGAAAgg CTTTTCGTCAAATGTCAACGCTATCCCAGCACAAAGCCATCCACTCGGTGGAGAGACCATACGTATGCGAGGTGTGCAGTAAGACCTTCAACCGCGTATCTACCCTGATTTCCCATAGAAAAACCCACACTGATCTTAAACCGCATAGATGTCATTTGTGCCACAAGGCCTTCCATCAGAAAG GCAACTTGAGAAACCACATCTTTACTCACACTAACGAACGACCTTACAAGTGTGACATCTGCCAAAAAGGTTTCAATCAAATGTCCAATTTAATGTGCCACAAGTTAAAG ATACACGATCAAGCAGAAAAGGTAAAGTTTACGTGCAAAATCTGCGGCGAGGAGTTTCTGAAGCGCCACGCTCTTCGCAACCACGAGAGTTTCACACACGGAATAAAACCTGACAGCGTCGAAAATGTAGAGCACGATAACGGATTTCAAGATAATGACAT GTACGATAACGCAATAATCGTCGATGCCATTAAGACTGAAGCCATGCAACTGGCCTTGCAAACTAACCAAACTCCGTTTGCGTTGTTGAGACCAATCAATGGAATTCCGGTTTTGGTTCGCGTCATGGCTATCAGTGAGGAGAAACAGATTTTGGTGCCCGCTTCTGCCGAAGAACTGAAAAAATGCGGACAGATTTCCATCAAGCCGAAGGACGATGATGCTACTAATGATGACAAATCAAGTGTCACAA AGAAGCGCAATGGCACCACCATACAAATTAAAGTACCGGTTGTTGCCACTGTCATACAACAACGTGGAATTGAAGGTCAAGTCTCCACCGAAGTCATAAGTCCTGGACCATCAGATGCTGAGTTCTACAACTCACAGAATTCGGAGTACCCCAAtgtaactgaaattaaagagGATTCTGCGGATGATAATTTGAACAATTCAA ATGTGTCTgatgacattaattttaaaaatgactttTCAAATGATTTAGAAAACGTTGATCCTGATTTGTTGATAGACAGTTTCAACAGTGACCTTACTAACTCTTCAACTGATGAAATCGAACAactgatttttaatacatatgcCTCTGAAATCGACAACTCACCTGACGAAACTGATCAACTCGTCATTGATACTTATAACAATGAAGTTGGCAATTTCATAAATGAACCA ATTCCTCAAAATGAAGTATCTTGTACAGACGCAAGTCAAGACTTATTTGAAGATATgcaattcattttaatgtaa
- the LOC109599155 gene encoding zinc finger protein 92-like isoform X1, protein MENHQFLGSDPRLTLFANRLDRAENDGEIVMFNQMGEHNASFELTQYLASSKEMNSPPFGDTSNSLKIKIVNGKKVKIWQCGVCAKEFNHQYTLMRHLPTHTDERKYQCNVCGKAFRQMSTLSQHKAIHSVERPYVCEVCSKTFNRVSTLISHRKTHTDLKPHRCHLCHKAFHQKGNLRNHIFTHTNERPYKCDICQKGFNQMSNLMCHKLKIHDQAEKVKFTCKICGEEFLKRHALRNHESFTHGIKPDSVENVEHDNGFQDNDMYDNAIIVDAIKTEAMQLALQTNQTPFALLRPINGIPVLVRVMAISEEKQILVPASAEELKKCGQISIKPKDDDATNDDKSSVTIQEEKRNGTTIQIKVPVVATVIQQRGIEGQVSTEVISPGPSDAEFYNSQNSEYPNVTEIKEDSADDNLNNSNVSDDINFKNDFSNDLENVDPDLLIDSFNSDLTNSSTDEIEQLIFNTYASEIDNSPDETDQLVIDTYNNEVGNFINEPIPQNEVSCTDASQDLFEDMQFILM, encoded by the exons ATGGAAAATCATCAATTTCTTGGTTCCGATCCCAGACTTACACTTTTTGCCAACCG ATTGGACAGGGCTGAGAACGACGGAGAAATAGTCATGTTCAATCAGATGGGCGAACACAACGCATCCTTCGAACTAACTCAATATTTGGCCAGCTCCAAAGAAATGAACTCGCCTCCTTTTGGGGACACCAGCAACTCCttgaaaatcaaaattgtcaACGGCAAGAAGGTCAAAATCTGGCAATGCGGAGTTT GTGCAAAGGAATTCAATCATCAATACACATTGATGCGTCACCTCCCCACACACACTGATGAAAGAAAATACCAGTGCAATGTTTGTGGAAAgg CTTTTCGTCAAATGTCAACGCTATCCCAGCACAAAGCCATCCACTCGGTGGAGAGACCATACGTATGCGAGGTGTGCAGTAAGACCTTCAACCGCGTATCTACCCTGATTTCCCATAGAAAAACCCACACTGATCTTAAACCGCATAGATGTCATTTGTGCCACAAGGCCTTCCATCAGAAAG GCAACTTGAGAAACCACATCTTTACTCACACTAACGAACGACCTTACAAGTGTGACATCTGCCAAAAAGGTTTCAATCAAATGTCCAATTTAATGTGCCACAAGTTAAAG ATACACGATCAAGCAGAAAAGGTAAAGTTTACGTGCAAAATCTGCGGCGAGGAGTTTCTGAAGCGCCACGCTCTTCGCAACCACGAGAGTTTCACACACGGAATAAAACCTGACAGCGTCGAAAATGTAGAGCACGATAACGGATTTCAAGATAATGACAT GTACGATAACGCAATAATCGTCGATGCCATTAAGACTGAAGCCATGCAACTGGCCTTGCAAACTAACCAAACTCCGTTTGCGTTGTTGAGACCAATCAATGGAATTCCGGTTTTGGTTCGCGTCATGGCTATCAGTGAGGAGAAACAGATTTTGGTGCCCGCTTCTGCCGAAGAACTGAAAAAATGCGGACAGATTTCCATCAAGCCGAAGGACGATGATGCTACTAATGATGACAAATCAAGTGTCACAA TACAAGAAGAGAAGCGCAATGGCACCACCATACAAATTAAAGTACCGGTTGTTGCCACTGTCATACAACAACGTGGAATTGAAGGTCAAGTCTCCACCGAAGTCATAAGTCCTGGACCATCAGATGCTGAGTTCTACAACTCACAGAATTCGGAGTACCCCAAtgtaactgaaattaaagagGATTCTGCGGATGATAATTTGAACAATTCAA ATGTGTCTgatgacattaattttaaaaatgactttTCAAATGATTTAGAAAACGTTGATCCTGATTTGTTGATAGACAGTTTCAACAGTGACCTTACTAACTCTTCAACTGATGAAATCGAACAactgatttttaatacatatgcCTCTGAAATCGACAACTCACCTGACGAAACTGATCAACTCGTCATTGATACTTATAACAATGAAGTTGGCAATTTCATAAATGAACCA ATTCCTCAAAATGAAGTATCTTGTACAGACGCAAGTCAAGACTTATTTGAAGATATgcaattcattttaatgtaa
- the LOC109599133 gene encoding beta-1,3-glucan-binding protein isoform X2 encodes MELWLLLFVFIRFAHGQYDVPQATVEVYSPKGLKVSIPDEEGIKLFAFHGKINEELNGREGGTFSRDIVKPKDGRWTFYEPTVKLNIGDKLYYWTYVDYFDGKNKVGYTNDDQFYEVKEFQKKPGECKPSQTMTQGKTKLCSGDLIFSEHFLNLDPVRWKTEIKFGGPPDYEFVIYGNYSQTLSIKNEKLHIRPIPTEDVYGNGFVFTSLDLNTQDAKCTETVYTCYRKAKGQFIVPPVLSSQINTKNKFAFKYGKIEVRAKLPEGNWIYPEIFLNPLTKKYGTDFLSGQMRIVISQGNPNSIKKVSGGVILGDGTITRTYGIKSRKNPNVSDFHNYTLLWAPGILDDEKNLYILVFL; translated from the exons ATGGAGCTGTGGTTGTTGCtgtttgtatttattagatttgcaCACGGACAATATGATGTACCACAAGCAACCGTAGAAGTTTATTCACCGAAAGGTCTAAAAGTTTCTATCCcag ATGAAGAAGGTATTAAACTATTCGCGTTTCATGGAAAAATTAACGAGGAATTGAACGGCAGAGAAGGTGGTACTTTTTCAAGAGACATTGTGAAACCCAAAGATGGAAGATGGACTTTTTATGAACCAACAGTAAAACTCAACATCGGCGACAAATTATATTACTGGACTTACGTAGACTATTttgatggaaaaaataaagtagGTTACACCAACGACGATCAATTTTACGAAGTAAAAG aatttcagaaaaaaccTGGCGAATGCAAACCATCACAGACAATGACGCAGGGTAAAACCAAATTATGTAGTGGTGACCTAATTTTCTCGGAACATTTCCTAAATCTGGATCCCGTCCGATGGAAAaccgaaattaaatttggcgGCCCACCC GACtatgaatttgtaatttatggaAATTACTCTCAGACTCTctctattaaaaatgaaaaactacaCATTAGACCTATACCGACTGAGGACGTCTACGGAAACGGCTTCGTTTTTACCAGTTTGGACTTGAACACGCAAGATGCCAA ATGTACAGAAACCGTTTACACTTGTTATAGAAAAGCAAAAGGTCAGTTCATTGTTCCACCAGTATTGTCCTCTCAAATAAACACCAAGAACAAATTCGCATTCAAATACGGAAAAATTGAAGTCAGAGCCAAGCTACCCGAAGGAAATTGGATATATCCAG AAATATTCTTGAACCCGTTGACTAAAAAGTATGGTACTGACTTTTTATCCGGTCAGATGAGGATAGTTATCAGTCAAGGTAATccgaattcaattaaaaaggtTAGTGGTGGAGTGATTTTGGGTGACGGCACAATTACTAGAACCTACGGTATAAAATCTAGGAAAAATCCAAACGTATCAGATTTTCACAACTACACTCTACTTTGGGCACCAG